TCCCAACCACCTTTACGCTCTACGCGGTAGCCCTTCAGGGTTTTGTACCGGCAAAAAATATCTTTAATTGAGCGTGCCATTACGTGGTGAATGCCGGGCATACCGTTGGCTGATGGCGGGCCTTCATAAAAAGTATACGGGTTATCGGCAGGGCGGCTGCTGATACTTTTTTCAAATATGTTGTTCTCTTTCCAAAACTCCAATATCTGTTTACCTGTTTCGGATAAGTTTAACTGTTTATATTCGTTGTACATCAATGTGTTCTACCTCAATTTTTAGAGGTTGCAAAAATACGGAATTTTTAGTTTAGAAAGTTATACATTACAGGTTAAATAGCTATTAAGTAGTTCGTTTTTACATGAAAAAGGTTATACGCAGCTTTGGTTACGCTTTTAAGGGGATAAGTTATGCGTATGCTACGCAACTGAATTTCAGGATTCACATTGGCGCTACTGTTACAGCTGTCGCATTGGGCCTGCTTTTAGGCGTTAACGCCGGCGAATGGTTGTGGATATCGTTGACGATAACCCTGGTTATTATTACAGAAATGCTGAACACCGCCATTGAATTGCTTACCGACCTGGCTTCGCCCGAATACAACACCAAAGCCGGACATGTGAAGGATATAAGCGCGGGATGCGTAGTTATTGCCGCCGTATTTGCCGTTATTACCGGGGCGATCATATTTTTGCCCAAATTATATTTACTGGCTACACATGCTGCATAAAACCCGGGGCATAATTTTCAGGACGACCGATTACAGCGAAAGTAGTGTAATTGTGCAAATTTTTACGGAAAAATTCGGCCTGCAATCTTACATCATCAACGGCGTAAAAAAACCGAAGGCCAAAATACCACGCAACATGCTGCAGCCGCTGCATTTGGTTGATATGGTAGTTTACCACAAAAATAACGGCAGCGTACAGCGCATATCAGAACTAAAAGCGACGCCGGTTTTGCAAACTATCCCTTATGATGTTATTAAAAGCTGCATCGCCATTTTTTTGAACGAAGTGCTGTATAAGGCTGTAAGGCAACAATCGCCGGATGAGCAATTATTCGGTTTTATATTTAACGCTATTGAATGGTTGGACCACCAAACGTCTGGCCTGGCTAATTTCCATCTGCTTTTTCTGGTGCAGCTTACGCGATACCTGGGCTTTTATCCGGACAGAGCCAATGCGGATAGCTCAGCATATTTTGACATGAAGAACGGCGTATTTACCAACTGGAAGCCTGAAAGTACGCTATACCTTTCTGCCCCGCACACACAAAACTTTGCCATCCTGTTGAAAATCAACATTGCCAAACCGGAGCAACTAAAGATTGACAATTCGGAGCGGCGCTATCTGATAGATAAAATACTGGAATATTACGCGTTGCATGTTGAAGGTTTCGGCAACATTAAATCGAACGAGATACTGGAAGAAGTATTAAGTTGATTTCCGGGAATAAACCCGAAAATCAACACAGTAAAGATCTAGCCCAGCACCCTCTTTTTGATGTATTCAATGGTTGAAGCAGGTATTGGCGCTCCCTGCACCTGCTCTACTGAGCCGTCCTTATTGATCTTGAGATCAGAATGCAATGTTTTATCGATGGTAACACGCAATATATCCTGCTCTTTTTCCACCTCGCATGACAGTTCACGCTCGGAGTAGGAAATGGTAAAATGGTATCTGCCGTCTTTTTCGGCTGGTGTGATATCAGTCATAACTATTGGTTTTTTACTGTTAACGCCTGAAATAGCCGATATGTTTAATCAAAATCGGAAATTATAAATGTTCAAACACATAAATTGCTTTCGCATAAAAAAAGAGAAAGCAGCAACTTTCTCTTTCATATATTAACTGACCTCATAAAATTTACCATAAAGAACGTATTGTGTTAGGACGATAAATTATACGGATCAAATATACATTTTAGGAATTGAAAAAAACTAATTTTTATTTGAGTTTTAACATGTATTTAACACACAAAGCACAAAAAAGTCATCTTTTTTGATTAATATTTTTCAAATATCCTTTTTATGGCTTTTAAAATCAACTTTTCGTAATAATCACCAATTTTTTTAAGTTTTTTTTGCAAAAATCTTAAAAAAAGATAAAATAATATAGTTTTCCACACAAATCAGCTTTTCAACATTTTAAAGCGTAAATATGATTTGCGTCCATTTCAATCGCTAAATGCTATAACTTATCAATATTGAAAATTGGGATCGAAAAAATAATATGCTGGCAATCAACGAGTAAATATTTTTTGAAAAAATATTTTTGAAAAAATAAAAAAACGCCCTATGTTTGCAGTCCCAAAACAAAGGAACGCTACTAAAGCGAACCAAAACAAAAGGGAGCATAGCTCAGCTGGTTCAGAGCATCTGCCTTACAAGCAGAGGGTCACAGGTTCGAATCCTGTTGCTCCCACTAAGTGGATCATCAGAAACCACCAAAACCCTGTAAATCAGCTGATTTGCAGGGTTTTTTGTTTAAACCCATATCAATTCAATTTAAAGTTTCTCAATGTTTATGACACCAAAGTGAGTACCAAGTCAGGTTGCTTACATTTGTGGTACTCAGTTAGTATGTAAAATGTTGATTTACAATCTTTTAAATCAATAATTTTGGTGCTTTTTGGGTCTGTTTGATACGGTATTTTAAGGCTCATTTCGATGCCTGATGCCGACTGAATAGAAAACGTATCAAAACAAATTAAGCATGAAAACAACAAACAGATTGAGCATTCACTTTAAAGTGCGTGTAGAAAGGGAAAAAAACGGCAAGGCACCGGTTTATTTAGGACTAACGGTAAATGGCACAAAATGCTATTTGGCGCTTAAAGGCGTTGTTGTTGATCTTCTACATTGGGATATTTCCAATGGGTGCGGCAAAAAATCACGAGGCAAGGCAGAAAGATCAACGAATATCTGGATGACGTTCGTCTTATTATCAGGGAACATTACCGGCAATTGGAGATTAAAGGTCACAGGATAACCATAGAAACATTACGGGATGCTTTTTTGGGAAATGTTAAAGAAGAAAAAAAGATAACATTCAAAGATTTGATTACCTATCATAACGAGCAAGCGAATACATTGCTCAGTCAGGGCACAATGAAGCACTATTACGTAACCCAGCGGTACCTTGTCAAATTCTTCGATCAAAAGTTTAACAGCGACAACATCAATCTATGCGATTTAAATTACAAATTCATCGCCGACTTCGAACTGTTTTTATATAACCATAAGCCGAAGGATCATCAGAAGCCAATGGATACTAACGGTGTTCTCAAACACCTGATCCGGCTTAAAAAGATGGTTAATCTAGCAGTGAATCTAAATTGGCTTCCTGCCAATCCTTTCGTTGGCTTCAAAATGAGCCGTAAAAAAGTAGACAAAGAGTTTTTGAATGAATGGGAACTGAATGCTATTGAAACGAAAGAGTTCGACATAGAACGCCTAAATATTGTCAAAGACATCTTCATCTTCTCATGCTACACCGGACTCGCATATGTGGATATGGTGAATCTGAAACCGGAAAACATTGTCGTCGGGTCAAACGGAGAGCGATGGATCAAAACCTTTCGCCAAAAGACTTTGGTTCCGGTAAACACACCTATCTTACCAAAAGCTATGCAAATAATTGAGCGTTACAGAAACAATATACGCGCGGAAGCGAACGGAACCATCTTTCCCATTATTTCCAATCAAAAGCTGAACAGCTACTTAAAGGAAATAGCAGACCATGCGGGAATTCAAAAAAACCTTACTTTTCACGTTGCGCGTCATACTTTCGCCACGACTATTACGCTCTCTAATGGTGTACCCATAGAAACGGTCAGTAAGATGCTTGGCCATACTAAGCTTGCCACTACGCAAATTTATGCAAGGGTGCTGGATAAAAAAATAAGCGAGGATATGATGCGACTTAGAGGCAAACTGAAGCAAGTTGAATAAATGCATTAGGAACTAAAATAAGCTTCTTGCTTATTTTAGTTCTTCGCTTAAAATTAAAATAACGATGCCTGGTTCATGGATTTTAAGTTAACTACAGCGATATAAGGCTTTCCATATAATGCTTGCTATATTAAACGGGACCATCCAATTTGTATTTCATAATCTTAACAAGCTAGCGCCCACGCCTTCTTCGTGGAGGGTCAATCGCAGCGACTATATCCTCTTTGATAAAAATCCACTCATTATTAGTCAAAGCGATAGGGTCAAAGTCATTATCAGCCAATGAAAAGTCAATAAAGTTACGTTTTATCAACTCGCTGTTATGCGTCCATTCATAGCGCTGCTGATGCAGGCTTATCATTTGGTCAATCGTATAAATCCGCATGGCCTGATGTAAATCCCAAAAGTCTTTCTTTCTTCCCCCTCGTTGAACAACATCCACTTTCATCGCAATTATTTCCTCCACTGTTGCCATTCGTACCGCTTCCACCATATTGGATGGCCATAAAAAAGGATCCATCGAATAGTAAACATCCAGCTTATCAGCTCATTTTCTTTGTCACCAATCAGGTAAGATTTGCCTATAGCCGGGTTGGCACCGAAATCGCCTTGAACAAAGCGAAAAGTCTGCTTCAGATAAGCTTCAATTGAAGTAAAGTCAACGCTGCCGTATGGTGCATCGGTAAATAAATCGATATCAATTGACATCCGATGTCCCCAATATAAACTTAGGGCAGTGCCACCAACCAATCGAAACTCATTAAATGGTTGTCCTTGCATGATTGTAAGGAGATTGTTTTTTAAAGCCGGCGACACGGTATTCCAGTAAAGCATATCAATCAGGTTGTGTGTGAGCCATAATTTTTAAAGAATTGCCCTCTATATTGTCTCTTCCAGTCACTTCCAGGATCTTATCTTTACCATAATAATTTAAAGCGGCTTGTTTTTCGTCTTCATTCCCTCTCTCGAATACCCGTTGTATAACCGCTTTATATTGTATCGACCAGTCGATCTTTTTCATGTCAGTATCCCAAAACAATTCCTTGCGGAATGCGGGCGCATCCTGCTTATTTAATCTTTTCTGAGCCTGGTCAATGTCGTAATGCGCTTGTAACAGATAAAAAGCGCCATTCTCCAATCCTAGCGCCTGATCTATCTTAAGCGAAAGCAGCGGCGATAAACCGCGCCTGGCTTTTGTCACCTCGTTGATCACCTGTGGATATTCACCAATGGATATGGCAAAAGGGCCTTTTTTTAAGTGCCTTTTCTTCAGCTCCCTTTCCAATACTCTTCCCGGATGTATCCCATAATAACTTTCAAAAATATTTCGCATGCTCTAAAATAAACAATTTTGTTTATCTAAAAAAGTTTATTTAAATTATCTTCCTTTTGTGTCAATGTCAACTCCTGCCGGGCAAATTTTTTTTTCAGGGGCTTCATATCCTGGCTGACCTTGGTATCGGTCACACGTGCATAGATCTGCGTAGACCGGATATTCTATATGGCCAAGCATTTGTCCGACGGTTTCAATGGGAACGCCGTTGGTCAGCGTAACCGTTGTCGCGAAGGTATGTCTTGCGCAATGGAACGTGAGCCACTTCGTCCAGCCCATCTCTTTCATGATTTCTTTTAAGTAATAGTTCGCCCTCGCATTACTGATCTTCGGCAGCAGAAAATCTTCGTCCAATATGCGCGGATATTTTTTATAATGCTCGATCAAACGGAGCGCTGGCGACAGCAGGGGCACACGCACGCGGTTGTTGTTCTTGATCCGGTGCGTTTCCAGCCAGATGCCGCCGTCCTCTCCTTTGCGGATGTCCTTCGCTTTCAAGCTGACGATATCGGAGTACGACAGGCCTGTATAACAGCTGAAAAGAAAAAGATCACGCGTTAACACCAGCCGCTTTTTCAGTTTTTTTACCGCCAGGTCGTTCAGTTCCACGGTGGTCAGAAACTCCCGGTGGACTTCTTCCTTTTTTGCCCGGTAGGCGGCAAAGGGATTGCGCTTGACCCAGCTGATCTCGTTGGCAAGCTTCATTACCGTTCTTAGCTTTTTTACAATCTGCACGGCGGTGTTGATTTTTACCTTATGTTCTGTCTTCAGGTAATAATCGAAATCCCTGACCAGCTGGAAGTCGATATCGTCCAGTTTGATATCGTCCTGCTTGTTCCGCGACAAAAGGAACTTCGTAGGATTCGGAACACTGACCTGTACTTTTGTAGTGTTGCCGGTGTGTAACCTTTGCCCAGCAGGCCAGCGATCTGGTTGGTATGGTAGTTCCAGACGTCCGACAGCATTTTCGGTGGTTCCAGCTCTTCCCCCTGCATCATTTTGCGGATGTGCTGTGGGGTGAAACGCTTTCCCGCAAGATAGAGTTCCTGCCTGCAGGCGTGCGCCCGGGAGTATAATACATCCAGCCAGCTGTTGATGGAGCGGGCCTGTTCTTTGGTCCCACGTACCCGTTTGGTATGCTTGTCCCATTCTGCCGGATCACAATGTCGCCCGGTCGACCATTCTGTACGCAGGCCGTCTACTGTAATACGCATGTAAATAGGACGCTGCGGCTTTACCTGTCCCGGCCTTGACTTTGGATAAAAAAGAACACTGAAAGGGACACCTCTTTTAACCTCGATCAGCTCTTCGGGCTTTTTTTTTCAGCCTTGTTCAGTTCCTTGTCAATGTCTTCCGCGCTGTAAAAATAAATACTCCCCATTTTGCGGGCAGCCAACGCGCCGGTAACCCGAAGATGGTGTAGCGTACCGTTGGAGATATTTAACAGCTCACGGACATCCTTGCTGCGCAGCTATTTTTGGGTGCTGGCTTGTCTTGATTCTGTTAAGGGTGAGCAGGTCAAACAGTTCCTTTTTGAATTTCTCTAAATCCTGTTTTGTAAGCAGATCGTTCGGGGTCACAATGAATTGTTTTCGGCGAACATACCGTCCGGAGTCAGGATAAAAAAACGGCAGCGTTCTAATTTATCCCGGTATATGATCGATTTAACTTTTTCGTACTACCGAACAACTACCGAAAAAATTGAACGTTTTCGGTATTCTCACCTATTTAGGCTCGAATTACATTCAAAACACCCCGTTTATACCCTTTTGAGGTCAAAAAATAAATCGTTCGGTAGTACGAAGAACTACCGAATAATAAATTCTGACACGCTTTAGCTTTGAAAAAAATTAAAACTATGGCAACAGAAATCATCACCAAAGAAGATCTGGAAGCGTTCGAGCAGCGGCTCTTCCAGAAGATAGAACAAGTGTTGGGCGGCAATACCCCAGAACCCAAGAAATGGCTCAAAAGCTACCAGGTAAAGAACATGCTCAGGATATCGCCTGGTACCCTGCAAACCCTGCGTGTGAACGGCACCCTTTCCTACACTAAGATCGGCGGCATCCTTTACTATAAACAGGAAGACATATTAAAGCTACTGGAGGGAAGGCAAAAGGGGAAACAGTAATCATGAAACCGGCCCGGGTAAGCCCGCATTTTCATCCAAGGCAGTCCATACAACGAGGCATTACAACGCTTAAACAACCGGAAGCGTAAGCAGGGAACTTGTCAAGGGTGGCGCAGCGGAAGGTAACAGTACGATCTGTGCCATTCATATACCCTTTACGAGTTTCCTGCGTTGCTAATTTTGTAAAAGCGATGGAATGCAAAGACCTTCAGATTCCTTGGCAACCACAATCACGTTTTTGCACTTAACACCGGTGCGCTGTGCGCAGCCGGCATGCCTTTAATCATACCGGGAGATAGTAATATAGACCAATTCGCAAATCGCGAATTGCAAAAAAAGTAAGTTCCTTCTCTTAACAGATTTAATTGCATGCTTCTCAATGGCACTCTCACAGGTTGTAAAATATAATGACCAGTCATAGGATTTGTCACCAAAGCGATTCTGCAGAACGTTATGTTCTTCACTGATCGTTACGCTACGTTTTTGTGGCTCCCTGTGCCTACAATTGAAATATACCGCAAGTCAGTATCTTGTTATCACAGAACAGAGTAACCATGTAACTGACGAAGCAGTTATACGGAGAGGTACGAACGGTATTACTGCAAAAGCGGTGAGGCTGGCTACAATTGCCCTGCACGTATGCGCTGGAGAGCCGTAGCTTGCCGCAACCGCAAACTAATTACAGTTCAGCTACAGATCGGTTGTCAACAGGAATTTATTGTAAATGCGCTGAGTCGTTTCAATAAGCTGCTGTACTTTAGTTTTTACCGCTGCTGTCGTTGCATTATTGGCGGCATAGTTGTCACTGTACCGCACATCGATATAAGCATTCTTTAAGACCTGATACAGCTCCTTGTCGTTCGCATCTTCAAGATTGAATACGCCAGTAAAATCCATAGTGAACATTTCCGTGATGGCGAGCAGTCGCGAAAGATTATGACTATTGATCTCGTAACCAAGTGCCACACGGACGATAGCGACCAATAAACATTCAGTTGATTGGTGCAAGAGGAACAGCGCTGCATTAGCCGATTTTTGCCGGATGCACCAATCGGCGGTATCATAGAACTGTTTGCCCTGCTGGTACCAGCGGTGCCAGTAGTCGGCCTGCTTTAAGGCATCCGGAGAAGCTTTCGCAACGGGAGGCACCGGCAACAGCAGACCACCCGATAAATAGATTATAGGGGATGATAATGACCGGCAGAAAAAAGGGTTGCCTTTGGCAACAGCAGTATTAAAAGCGCTGGCGTAATGTACCAACACAGTCACCTTCGCGATTGCTTCACAACTCTGTTCGATGTTGCCATTAAGATGCTGTGCCTGCCGCTGCTCATCGTCTGATGTCAACACCAACAGAAATATCTTATCAGCGAAATCCGGTCTCACGCCAAGATAGATGATGGCTTGCACGGTCGGCACCTTATTCAGTATTATATTAACTACTTCTTTGAGTATATCGTTATAGACCAATGGGATTACAGTATTCAACTGGTATAGGGTTACGCCGTTCGCTTGATTGCTTGTTATTTCGGTAACTTGTTCGGCAGTTACCTCAAAGCCGCCGCTATTCTTTAAGTGCGGTACCGCTTTGCTACGCTGGTAGATCAGCCATGAAGCCGAATACAGTTTCTGCAGGTTCTCGTAAACGGCAATGAAATCACCTGTAACGACCCAGCCTTCGCCGCTGATACGGGACAGGCCATGTTCCAGCCATTCATATAGCTGAACCCGG
This Mucilaginibacter defluvii DNA region includes the following protein-coding sequences:
- a CDS encoding site-specific integrase; protein product: MSRNKQDDIKLDDIDFQLVRDFDYYLKTEHKVKINTAVQIVKKLRTVMKLANEISWVKRNPFAAYRAKKEEVHREFLTTVELNDLAVKKLKKRLVLTRDLFLFSCYTGLSYSDIVSLKAKDIRKGEDGGIWLETHRIKNNNRVRVPLLSPALRLIEHYKKYPRILDEDFLLPKISNARANYYLKEIMKEMGWTKWLTFHCARHTFATTVTLTNGVPIETVGQMLGHIEYPVYADLCTCDRYQGQPGYEAPEKKICPAGVDIDTKGR
- a CDS encoding diacylglycerol kinase family protein gives rise to the protein MKKVIRSFGYAFKGISYAYATQLNFRIHIGATVTAVALGLLLGVNAGEWLWISLTITLVIITEMLNTAIELLTDLASPEYNTKAGHVKDISAGCVVIAAVFAVITGAIIFLPKLYLLATHAA
- a CDS encoding HEPN domain-containing protein — protein: MQADKQNDWGSPIKYLTLKEIGDPVAAMDAFFDDDWLPDQMARLKSWREAIFSKTYYTDRNGNPGSLLSFHESNISLVEAAWVLWKRGQTIGVINAELIPSERDTWRDYPQNLSEAELCDPFSVIGKIFNKYSLPDYRVQLYEWLEHGLSRISGEGWVVTGDFIAVYENLQKLYSASWLIYQRSKAVPHLKNSGGFEVTAEQVTEITSNQANGVTLYQLNTVIPLVYNDILKEVVNIILNKVPTVQAIIYLGVRPDFADKIFLLVLTSDDEQRQAQHLNGNIEQSCEAIAKVTVLVHYASAFNTAVAKGNPFFCRSLSSPIIYLSGGLLLPVPPVAKASPDALKQADYWHRWYQQGKQFYDTADWCIRQKSANAALFLLHQSTECLLVAIVRVALGYEINSHNLSRLLAITEMFTMDFTGVFNLEDANDKELYQVLKNAYIDVRYSDNYAANNATTAAVKTKVQQLIETTQRIYNKFLLTTDL
- a CDS encoding helix-turn-helix domain-containing protein, whose amino-acid sequence is MATEIITKEDLEAFEQRLFQKIEQVLGGNTPEPKKWLKSYQVKNMLRISPGTLQTLRVNGTLSYTKIGGILYYKQEDILKLLEGRQKGKQ
- a CDS encoding helix-turn-helix transcriptional regulator → MRNIFESYYGIHPGRVLERELKKRHLKKGPFAISIGEYPQVINEVTKARRGLSPLLSLKIDQALGLENGAFYLLQAHYDIDQAQKRLNKQDAPAFRKELFWDTDMKKIDWSIQYKAVIQRVFERGNEDEKQAALNYYGKDKILEVTGRDNIEGNSLKIMAHTQPD
- a CDS encoding Arm DNA-binding domain-containing protein — protein: MRITVDGLRTEWSTGRHCDPAEWDKHTKRVRGTKEQARSINSWLDVLYSRAHACRQELYLAGKRFTPQHIRKMMQGEELEPPKMLSDVWNYHTNQIAGLLGKGYTPATLQKYRSVFRILRSSFCRGTSRTISNWTISTSSWSGISIIT
- a CDS encoding nucleotidyl transferase AbiEii/AbiGii toxin family protein, whose amino-acid sequence is MATVEEIIAMKVDVVQRGGRKKDFWDLHQAMRIYTIDQMISLHQQRYEWTHNSELIKRNFIDFSLADNDFDPIALTNNEWIFIKEDIVAAIDPPRRRRGR
- the recO gene encoding DNA repair protein RecO, which gives rise to MLHKTRGIIFRTTDYSESSVIVQIFTEKFGLQSYIINGVKKPKAKIPRNMLQPLHLVDMVVYHKNNGSVQRISELKATPVLQTIPYDVIKSCIAIFLNEVLYKAVRQQSPDEQLFGFIFNAIEWLDHQTSGLANFHLLFLVQLTRYLGFYPDRANADSSAYFDMKNGVFTNWKPESTLYLSAPHTQNFAILLKINIAKPEQLKIDNSERRYLIDKILEYYALHVEGFGNIKSNEILEEVLS
- a CDS encoding nucleotidyl transferase AbiEii/AbiGii toxin family protein; translation: MLYWNTVSPALKNNLLTIMQGQPFNEFRLVGGTALSLYWGHRMSIDIDLFTDAPYGSVDFTSIEAYLKQTFRFVQGDFGANPAIGKSYLIGDKENELISWMFTIRWILFYGHPIWWKRYEWQQWRK
- a CDS encoding site-specific integrase, whose product is MEIKGHRITIETLRDAFLGNVKEEKKITFKDLITYHNEQANTLLSQGTMKHYYVTQRYLVKFFDQKFNSDNINLCDLNYKFIADFELFLYNHKPKDHQKPMDTNGVLKHLIRLKKMVNLAVNLNWLPANPFVGFKMSRKKVDKEFLNEWELNAIETKEFDIERLNIVKDIFIFSCYTGLAYVDMVNLKPENIVVGSNGERWIKTFRQKTLVPVNTPILPKAMQIIERYRNNIRAEANGTIFPIISNQKLNSYLKEIADHAGIQKNLTFHVARHTFATTITLSNGVPIETVSKMLGHTKLATTQIYARVLDKKISEDMMRLRGKLKQVE